DNA sequence from the Actinomycetes bacterium genome:
ACAGGCCATGATGCCGGCGTTGTTGATCAGCACATCGACCGGGCGGGCAGACTCCAGCACCCTGGCGGCGAAGGCCCGGACGCTGGCGAGGTCAGAGAGGTCGAGCTCCTCCACCTCGACGCTGCCGCGCACCTGCCCGAGTGCCTCCTCGGCCGCGGCGCGTCGGCGCGAGGGCACGATCACGTGCGCCCCCGCACCCGCGAGGGCACGGGTGATCTCAAGACCAAGCCCCGAGTAGCCGCCGGTGACGATCGCCACGCGTCCACTGAGATCCACTCCGCTGAGGACCTCGCCGGCGGTGCTCTCGTGGCCGAATCCAGAGCCGATCGGCTGCTGCGGGGTGGTCATGGGCGAAGGATGACGACCCGAAGTTCCCTGCATCAAGAGCCTCCTATGCGTTGACATGTACAGCGTACAGGAACGTATCAGCACCACCTATACGATGTACAGTGCCTCTGTGAACACGAGTCGCCCGAAGACCAAGGACGCCGCTCGGCTCAGCCCCGACACGCTCGTCGACGCGGCCATCGCGCTCGCCGACGAGCACGGCCTCGAGGCCCTGACCATCCGCCGTCTCGCCGCCGAAATTGGTGTGACGGCGATGGCGCCCTACTGGCACTTCAAGGACAAGGAAGAATTGCTCGAGGCACTCGGCGAGCGCATGTTCGCCGAAGTCGAGCTGCCACCAGCACAAGACCGCCCCTGGCAGGCAGAGATCGGCGACGCCCTCAGAGCCGTTCTCGGGGTGCTCCGGCGCCACCCGGCCCTCGCTCCGCTCGCCCGGCACACCATCCTGAGCACCGAGTCCGGCTTCCTCGTCGCCGAGCGCGTCCTCTCGTTGCTGTCCCAGGCCG
Encoded proteins:
- a CDS encoding TetR family transcriptional regulator — encoded protein: MYSVQERISTTYTMYSASVNTSRPKTKDAARLSPDTLVDAAIALADEHGLEALTIRRLAAEIGVTAMAPYWHFKDKEELLEALGERMFAEVELPPAQDRPWQAEIGDALRAVLGVLRRHPALAPLARHTILSTESGFLVAERVLSLLSQAGFDDSATADTGTYLLSSIVTLVTAQPGLTLAAHPDERDRQMQAKRARLALVPADRFPSVARLAGALIDCQDPEAYYRRGLDLLVLGLQTLATTPAR